Within the Hyalangium gracile genome, the region GAAGGAGCGGCAGCGCCCGGTGGGGCTGGTGGCGCCGAAGCGCGCCATCTGCACCATGCTGTCCGGCGCGAGGATGAGGTTGACGCCCCCGGCGATGGCCAGCGTGGACTCGCCGCTGCGCAGGCTCTCGCAGGCCTGGTGCACCGCGACGAGCGAGGCGGAGCACGCCGTGTCGATGGCCATGCTGGGCCCCTCGAGCCCCAGCGAGTACGAGATGCGGTTGGCGATGATGCTGTGGTGCAGGCCGGTGACGCTGTGAGGCGCGATGGCGCTCAGCCCCAGGCGCCCCAGCAGCAGGGCGAAGTCACTCCAGATGGCCCCCAGGAAGACGCCGGTGGCCGAGCCCGCGAGCGAGTACGGCGGAATGCCCGCGTCCTCGAGCGCCTCCCACGTCAGCTCCAGCACCACGCGCTGCTGGGGATCCATGTGTGAGGCTTCGCGCGGCGAGATGCCGAAGAACGCCGGGTCGAAGCCCATCACGTCGGGCAGGAAGCCGCCCTGGCGCATGGGGATGGTGCCGGGCCTGGAGGGGTCCGGGTGGTAGAGGGCCTCGACGTTCAGACGCTCCGGGGGAATCTCCGTCACCGCGTCCTGGCCCGAGCGCAGCAGCTCCCAGAACGCGGAGGGCGAGTCCGCGCCTCCCGGGAAGCGGCACGCCATGCCGACGATGGCGATGGGCTCCTGCGCGGCGGCCCGAGGCAGCTCGTGGAGGGAGGGAGCGCTCGCCTTCCCGCCCAGGTGCGCGGCGAGCTCGGAGATGCTCGGGTGCTCCCACAGCAGGGTGAGAGGCACCGGCCGTCCCAGCCACGTGGACAGCCGGGCGGCGAGTGCGCCCGCGCCCAGGGAGTCCAGGCCGAGCCGACGAAAGCTCGCATGGGCATCCACGCGCTCCGGAGGCACGCTCAGAGATTCCGCCAGCGCAGCGATGAGCCACCGGCGGATGCTGTCCTGTCCGTATAGGTTGGGCACGAAAGATAGGAGGTGGTGGAGCCTTTACAGCCCGCATAGCCCACCATGGATGTGAGGCGCGGTTCAACCTCACATGCGCGCAGTTGCACGCAGATGTGACTCTCCACCTCGGAGAATCACCCATGAAAACCTGTTTCACATGTTTCAAATGGCTCTCGGTCATCGCCGCGACACAGGCAGGGTGATGAGGGCAGCGGACGCGAAGAGCGCCCGTTAGTGATGCTCGACGAGCGCCTGGAAGGGACCTTCCCGTTTGTGCAGCTTCCTGCACGGAGGTTCACAGTCGAGCCTTACCCGGGGCTCCTTCTCTCGCGGGGTTGGCGCGGGCATGAGGGTTGCTGAACCGGATGTGCCTCCGCCGCCCAAGCGGCCGAGCCACTCCGAGGAGCCCCCCCACATGATTCGCCGCCCCCTGTCCCTCGCTGCCCTCACCGCTCTCGCCGCCGCCTGTGGAGGCGAGCCCCCCACGCAGGAGGAGATCGACGAGGCCCATGGCCGGGTCGACCTCGCGCTCAGCGTGGCGAAGCAGGCCCGCTCGGCGCTGGAGCTGCTCGGCATCCTCCCGGTGTACGAGTGCGGTGAGTCCCGGCGGAGCTTCGTGGGGCGAGCCACCGAGTCGCTCCAGGCGCAGGTGAGCTGCGTGAGCGCGCGGACCGAGGCCCTGGATGCCGCCACGGACGCGGTGGTGCTCTCCTTCGAGGAAGGCGGCTGCGAGGTTCGCGAGCACACCGTCACCGGCCAGACGGCCTTCAAGTACTCGGGAGGCCAGGACCGGATGGACATGAAGGCCGACCTGCGCGGGCTGCGGGTGGACGGCGACCCGCTCCAGGTGGAGGTGGGCTACGGCACCTGCGGCGACGAGTCCCGCTACTACGCGCTGGCGGAGGGCCCCCTGCCCCGCCGGCCCGAGTACTCGTACCGGGTGGACGGCCGGGTGGGAAAGCGCGACGGCCCGCCGCTGATCGGCAGCAGCTCGCTGGTGCTCGACGGCCCGGGCGAGTTCACCGGCCCCTCGGGCACGAACCGGCTCACCTTCACCGGGCTCGAGTACGAGCTGGGGGAGTACGCCCCGAAGGAGGGCGAGGCGCTGCTGGAGACGGCGGATGGCCGCTCCGTCAAGGCGTCCTTCAGCCAGACGCTCTGGCGCCTGGGGAAGATGGAGCTGACGGTGGATGATCGCGAGCCGGTGACGGTTCCCATCGTTCGCTGAAACCTGGGTGAGGCGCGCGGGCCCGACCTCCGGTAGGGTGCGCGCCGTGAGCGACGACTTCTCCATTCCAGCGTTCCGCGCCGTGCCCCGCACGGGCGTCATCTACGTCACCACCGAGGCCAGCCGCCGGGGTTACCGTCCAGGAGACCCCGAGTGGTGCAACCTGGGCCAGGGCCAGCCGGAGACGGGCGATCTGCCGGGGGCCCCGCCCCGGGTGGGCAAGGTGGCGGTGGACGTGGCGGACCTGGAGTACGCCCCGGTGGCGGGGCTGTGGGAGGTGCGCGAGGCGATCGCGGGCCTCTACAACAAGCTCTACCGCAAGGGGATGCCCAGCCAGTACAGCGCGGAGAACGTGAGCCTGTCCGGCGGTGGCCGCACCTCGCTGACGCGGGCGGCGGCGAGCCTGGGCATGGTGAACCTGGGCCACTTCCTGCCGGACTACACCGCCTACGAGGAGCTGCTGGACGTCTTCAAGGCGTTCACCGCCATCCCCATCCTGCTGGAGGGCGAGCGCGGCTACGCCTTCACCCACGAGGATCTGCGGCGCGAGGTGCAGGGGCGCGGGCTGTCCGCCCTGCTCTTCTCCAACCCGTGCAACCCCACCGGCAAACTGGTGCAGGGTGACGAGCTGGCGCGCTGGGTGGGCGTGGCGCGCGAGCAGGAGTGCACGCTGCTCATCGACGAGTTCTACTCGCACTACGTCTGGACGGGGCGCCCCGGACAGCTCCCGGTGGAGAGCGCGACGCGCTACGTGGAGGACGTGAACCGCGATCCAGTGGTCGTCTTCGACGGCCTGACGAAGAACTGGCGCTATCCAGGCTGGCGGATGACGTGGACGGTGGGGCCCAAGCAGGTCATCGAGGCCGTCTCCAGCGCGGGCAGCTTCCTGGATGGCGGAGGCAGCCGTCCCCTGCAGCGCGCCGCGCTGCCGCTGCTGGACGAGCAGACGGTGGTGGCCGAGACGCTGGCCATCAACGCGGCGTTCCGCGAGAAGCGGGACCGGTTCCACTCGCGGCTGGAGCGGCTGGGCATCCGCAGCGATCGCCCGCCGGATGGGACGTTCTACGTCTGGGGCAACCTGGCCGGGCTGCCGGCGCCGCTCAACGACGGCATGGGCTTCTTCCGGGCCGCGCTGGAGCAGAAGATCATCTGCGTGCCGGGCGAGTTCTTCGACGTGAACCCGGGCAAGCGCCGCGCCCGCTCCTCGCGCTTCCGGCAGTACGTGCGCCTGTCCTTCGGCCCTTCCATGGATGTGCTGGACAAGGCGCTCGAGCGGCTGGAGGCCCTCATCCTGCGCCACATGCAGGCGCCCCCGCAGCCGTGATGCGGGCCCCTCCTCATCCGTATCCACCCGAAGCAGGAGGTCCCCACCATGGAGCACCCGCACTACTACCACTCGCATGATCTGGCCCGCTTCCCCGAGATGGGGAAGAACCGGCCGGAGCTGGCGCAGAAGTTCTTCGACTGGTACGGCGCCGTCTTCGCGGAGGGCGCGCTCTCCGCGCGGGAGAAGTCGCTCATCGCCCTGGCGGTGGCGCATGCCGTCCAGTGCCCGTACTGCATCGACGCCTACAGCAAGGACGCGCTGGAGAAGGGCTCGGACCTGGACCAGATGACGGAGGCGGTGCACGTGGCGGCGGCCATCCGGGGAGGCGCCTCGCTGGTTCACGGCGTGCAGATGCGCAACCACGTGGACAAGGTGGGCATGTAGGGCCCCACCATGGCTACGAACACGCCTCCCTCCCTGCTGTCGCGTCGAGCACCGCTCGCCTCTCCGGCCACCCAGCTGGAGACGCTGCACCGGCTGAAGCTGCCGCGAGAGTTCGACGACGCCCTCCGGGAGGCGGGGCTCCATCCGCTACGGCCCATGCGGCTGGACATCCTCCAGATGAACCTGGGGAAGATGTGCAACCAGACGTGCCGCCACTGCCACGTGGACGCGGGGCCGGACCGGCGCGAGGTGATGAGCCGGGAGACGATGGAGCAGTGCCTGGCGGCGCTGGCGAAGACGGCCATCCCCACGGTGGACCTCACGGGCGGCGCGCCGGAGATGAACCCGCACTTCCGCTGGCTGGTGGAGGAGGCGCGGAAGCTGGGGCGGCACGTGATGGACCGGTGCAACCTGACCATCCTCGAGACGGCGCCGCACGCGGACCTGCCGGAGTTCCTCGCGCGGCACCGGGTGGAGGTGGTGTGCTCGCTGCCGCACTACCGGGCGCTGAACACGGACAAGCAGCGCGGCGAGGGCGTGTACGAGAAGTCCATCCGCGCGCTGAAGCGGCTCAACGCGCTGGGCTATGGAGACGGCCAGAGCGGGCTGCGCCTGGTGCTGGTGACCAACCCCGTGGGCGCGTACCTGCCCGCGGGCCAGGCCTCGCTGGAGGCGGAGTGGAAGCGCGAGCTGCTGAGGAACCACGGCGTCCGCTTCGACGCGCTCTTCACCATCACCAACATGCCCATCAGCCGCTTCCTGGAGTGGCTGGAGCAGTCAGGCAACCTCGCCGCGTACCTGGAGCGGCTGGTGACGGCGTTCAACCCGGCGGCGGCCCCAGGGGTGATGTGCCGCAACACGCTGTCGGTGGGCTGGGACGGCCAGCTCTACGACTGTGACTTCAACCAGATGCTCGACCTGCCGGTGGAGGCCGGAGCACCTCGGCACATCCGGGACTTCGATCTGGCGAAGCTGGAGGCCCGGAGCATCGTCACGGAGCGTCACTGCTTCGGATGCACCGCCGGGGCGGGCTCGAGCTGCGGCGGCGCCACCACCTGACCTTGCGGTGACTTGGAGAAGACCGAGCTGGCGGCTCGCGGCGAGATGCGCTGGTAGCGGGCATAGGCGTCCACCAGCGCGGAGCGGATCGCCCCCGCCTCCTCAGGCCCGTGGCGTGCCACGGCCGCCGCCAGCTCTTCGAGGAGGTACGCCTCGGGAGCCATCATCGTTCGAGTGAGCACGATCGGCCGTGCGCCGACGGCTCGCAGCACTGGCCCGAAGAACTGCTCGCTCATGCAGGCCAGGACCACGACGGGACGGGGCGTGGCGTCGGTACCGGGCCGCGTCTCGGGCGGTGTCCGGTCCATGAGTCGATCATGTCCGGCCCAGACCACGAGATCCGCCGAACTTCCCCCCGCCGCCGCGCGCAGAAAGTCCTCCAGGGCGGTGTCGATCCGGTCCCCCGCGTAGGCGTGGAGTGAGAGCCGCACGGCCCGCTCCCCATGGGCGGGAGCCCGCTCGAGGACGAGCTCGCGCAGCACCGCGGAGTCAGACGCGCCGTCTCGGCGGCTCCGCACCTGGAAGCCAGGGGCTCGGCGCAGGAAGCGCTCCGCGCCATAGGCCGCGCCCCAATAGAGGTTCGCCTCCAGGGAACGGGGATCGCCCGCA harbors:
- a CDS encoding pyridoxal phosphate-dependent aminotransferase, with the translated sequence MSDDFSIPAFRAVPRTGVIYVTTEASRRGYRPGDPEWCNLGQGQPETGDLPGAPPRVGKVAVDVADLEYAPVAGLWEVREAIAGLYNKLYRKGMPSQYSAENVSLSGGGRTSLTRAAASLGMVNLGHFLPDYTAYEELLDVFKAFTAIPILLEGERGYAFTHEDLRREVQGRGLSALLFSNPCNPTGKLVQGDELARWVGVAREQECTLLIDEFYSHYVWTGRPGQLPVESATRYVEDVNRDPVVVFDGLTKNWRYPGWRMTWTVGPKQVIEAVSSAGSFLDGGGSRPLQRAALPLLDEQTVVAETLAINAAFREKRDRFHSRLERLGIRSDRPPDGTFYVWGNLAGLPAPLNDGMGFFRAALEQKIICVPGEFFDVNPGKRRARSSRFRQYVRLSFGPSMDVLDKALERLEALILRHMQAPPQP
- a CDS encoding arsenosugar biosynthesis-associated peroxidase-like protein produces the protein MEHPHYYHSHDLARFPEMGKNRPELAQKFFDWYGAVFAEGALSAREKSLIALAVAHAVQCPYCIDAYSKDALEKGSDLDQMTEAVHVAAAIRGGASLVHGVQMRNHVDKVGM
- the arsS gene encoding arsenosugar biosynthesis radical SAM (seleno)protein ArsS (Some members of this family are selenoproteins.) — encoded protein: MATNTPPSLLSRRAPLASPATQLETLHRLKLPREFDDALREAGLHPLRPMRLDILQMNLGKMCNQTCRHCHVDAGPDRREVMSRETMEQCLAALAKTAIPTVDLTGGAPEMNPHFRWLVEEARKLGRHVMDRCNLTILETAPHADLPEFLARHRVEVVCSLPHYRALNTDKQRGEGVYEKSIRALKRLNALGYGDGQSGLRLVLVTNPVGAYLPAGQASLEAEWKRELLRNHGVRFDALFTITNMPISRFLEWLEQSGNLAAYLERLVTAFNPAAAPGVMCRNTLSVGWDGQLYDCDFNQMLDLPVEAGAPRHIRDFDLAKLEARSIVTERHCFGCTAGAGSSCGGATT